One segment of Niveibacterium microcysteis DNA contains the following:
- a CDS encoding aspartate aminotransferase family protein encodes MSTRHGIDWNKAQALFEAERETFAAQRPRSRELSRQAAEHLAFGVPLHWMNDWSTPFSLYVERAKGARFRDVDGFDYTDFCLGDTGAMFGHAPEPVARALAEQGAKGFTAMLPSEDAVWVSRELARRFGLPFWQFAMTATDANRFVLRWARAATGRSKVLVFNGCYHGTVDDVFVDLVDGRPRQRDSLLGQVYDLTQHTRVVEFNHLEALEAALADGEVACVLAEPAMTNIGMVLPEPGYWEAAQAIIRRHGTLLVIDETHTISTGPGGYTRAHGLAPDAFVLGKPIGGGVPCAVYGFSAELAERVQAAKRNAPPGHSGVGTTLAANLLAMAAMRATLAEVMTEAAYAHMFALAERLAEGLRSVIERRGVPWCVTQVGARTEFQFSPAPPRNGSEAERILDSELEHVIHLYLLNRGLLITPFHNMILVCPDTTASDVDRLIAAFDEVLAAIV; translated from the coding sequence ATGAGCACCCGCCACGGTATCGACTGGAACAAGGCGCAGGCGCTGTTCGAGGCTGAGCGCGAGACCTTTGCCGCCCAACGGCCGCGCTCGCGCGAACTGTCGCGACAAGCGGCCGAGCATCTCGCTTTTGGCGTGCCGCTGCACTGGATGAACGACTGGTCAACGCCGTTCTCGCTGTATGTCGAGCGCGCGAAAGGCGCGCGCTTCCGCGACGTGGATGGTTTCGACTACACAGACTTTTGCCTTGGCGACACCGGCGCGATGTTCGGCCATGCGCCGGAGCCGGTTGCGCGCGCACTTGCCGAGCAGGGCGCCAAGGGCTTCACGGCGATGCTGCCGTCGGAGGACGCGGTGTGGGTGTCGCGCGAACTCGCACGCCGCTTCGGCCTGCCGTTCTGGCAGTTCGCGATGACCGCGACTGATGCGAACCGCTTCGTGCTGCGCTGGGCGCGTGCGGCGACCGGTCGCAGCAAGGTGCTGGTATTCAACGGTTGCTACCACGGCACGGTGGATGATGTGTTCGTCGATCTGGTCGATGGAAGGCCGAGGCAACGCGACAGCCTGCTGGGCCAGGTCTACGACCTCACGCAGCACACCCGCGTCGTCGAGTTCAACCACCTTGAAGCGCTTGAAGCGGCCCTGGCCGATGGTGAAGTCGCCTGCGTGCTGGCCGAGCCGGCGATGACCAACATCGGCATGGTGTTGCCCGAGCCCGGGTACTGGGAGGCGGCGCAGGCGATCATCCGCCGCCATGGCACGCTGCTCGTCATCGACGAAACGCACACGATCAGCACCGGCCCCGGTGGCTATACGCGCGCCCATGGCCTGGCACCCGACGCCTTCGTGCTGGGCAAGCCGATCGGCGGTGGCGTGCCTTGCGCGGTGTATGGCTTCTCGGCCGAGCTTGCCGAGCGGGTGCAGGCCGCCAAGCGCAACGCGCCGCCGGGGCACAGCGGCGTCGGCACAACGCTGGCCGCCAATCTGCTTGCGATGGCGGCGATGCGCGCAACACTCGCCGAGGTGATGACCGAGGCCGCCTACGCCCACATGTTCGCGCTCGCCGAGCGGCTGGCCGAGGGCTTGCGCAGTGTGATCGAGCGCCGCGGCGTGCCCTGGTGTGTCACGCAGGTTGGCGCGCGCACCGAGTTTCAGTTCTCGCCGGCGCCGCCGCGCAATGGCAGTGAGGCCGAGCGCATTCTCGACAGTGAACTCGAGCATGTAATCCACCTCTACTTGCTCAATCGTGGCCTGCTGATTACGCCGTTCCACAACATGATCCTGGTGTGCCCCGACACCACCGCCAGCGACGTGGACCGCTTGATCGCCGCGTTTGATGAAGTGCTTGCCGCGATCGTGTGA